One window of the Diospyros lotus cultivar Yz01 chromosome 12, ASM1463336v1, whole genome shotgun sequence genome contains the following:
- the LOC127787524 gene encoding uncharacterized protein LOC127787524 → MQDQHEEGTEMPQGNPLPEGNQGGGTRMDQMERVLGSMVTLMRGTQPAGQVIPRNPNVSDRFQRLNPPVFQGKAGTDPCESEFWLEQVEKIFDFIGCEEEDKVGCATFMLRDEADQWWKMMQRTLQGPEGRGTPLTTWVQFKELFNTKYFPLCKKMEKGREFMNLKQTGDMSVAQYEDHFTRLIKYMPIYNLDEEAKAQKFLGGLKWKIQLALSSLRTRTYAEVVLQALTVESNFRRMETLGTEFRGPEDGRLGRKHDLGTQGRNFKTKGSCPKCQKYHPGKPCGTGAQGCYSCGGTGHVARDCPKGIVCFTCQKPGHISRDCPQKKGIVQFRANKGSMEPQRGRVFSLTREDASANPSIIQGTMIFLDTPVQVLIDPGSTHSFVSHALARCLKLELGELGCPMIVSTPFGKQVETHTGYGDRRIVLGNNEFSVELTSLDIQDFDIILGMDFLTKYNAKINCQEKTVELQTDNGTWEKFRGKNGSGRIKWITALKAVRMLGKGAYGYLACVQENNKKVGLGKVAIVRDFPDVFPEDLPGLPPYREIELAIDVLPRTDPISIPPYRMAPAELRELKSQLQDLLDKGFIQPSMSP, encoded by the coding sequence ATGCAGGACCAGCACGAGGAAGGGACGGAGATGCCCCAAGGTAACCCACTGCCAGAAGGGAACCAAGGAGGAGGAACTCGTATGGATCAAATGGAACGAGTCTTGGGAAGTATGGTCACCCTTATGCGAGGAACACAACCAGCGGGTCAGGTTATCCCCCGAAATCCTAATGTTAGCGACAGGTTCCAGCGGTTGAACCCGCCTGTTTTTCAAGGAAAGGCAGGGACTGACCCCTGTGAGAGTGAGTTTTGGCTGGAGCAGGTCGAAAAGATCTTTGACTTTATTGGTTGTGAGGAGGAGGATAAAGTTGGTTGTGCAACATTTATGCTTCGTGATGAAGCTGACCAGTGGTGGAAAATGATGCAGAGAACCCTACAAGGTCCTGAAGGACGAGGTACGCCACTTACTACATGGGTGCAGTTTAAGGAACTTTTTAATACGAAATACTTTCCTTTGtgtaagaaaatggagaaaggtCGGGAGTTCATGAATCTAAAACAAACTGGGGACATGTCCGTCGCCCAATACGAGGATCACTTCACAAGGCTGATCAAGTATATGCCTATATATAACCTGGACGAGGAAGCCAAAGCGCAGAAGTTCCTTGGAGGACTGAAGTGGAAGATTCAACTAGCCTTAAGCTCCTTAAGGACACGCACCTATGCAGAAGTGGTGCTGCAAGCCTTGACGGTAGAAAGCAACTTTCGGCGAATGGAGACTTTGGGAACGGAATTTCGTGGGCCCGAGGATGGAAGGTTGGGAAGAAAGCATGACTTGGGGACTCAAGGGAGGAATTTCAAGACCAAAGGTTCATGCCCGAAATGTCAGAAATATCATCCAGGGAAGCCTTGTGGGACAGGAGCCCAAGGATGCTATTCTTGTGGAGGAACTGGCCACGTGGCTCGGGATTGCCCAAAGGGGATCGTGTGTTTCACTTGCCAGAAGCCTGGTCATATCTCTCGCGACTGCCCTCAAAAGAAAGGTATTGTTCAATTCAGGGCGAATAAAGGAAGCATGGAGCCACAACGGGGACGCGTATTTAGTTTGACGAGAGAAGACGCCAGTGCCAACCCATCAATAATACAAGGTACAATGATCTTTCTTGATACGCCGGTGCAAGTATTGATAGacccagggtctactcattcattTGTATCGCATGCATTAGCACGTTGTTTAAAATTGGAATTGGGAGAACTAGGGTGTCCCATGATAGTATCTACCCCTTTTGGAAAACAAGTAGAAACACATACAGGCTATGGGGATAGACGGATCGTATTGGGGAATAATGAATTTTCAGTCGAACTTACGTCCCTAGATATTCAGGATTTTGACATAATCTTGGGGATGGATTTCTTGACTAAATATAATGCAAAAATTAACTGTCAAGAAAAGACAGTTGAGTTACAAACAGATAATGGAACTTGGGAGAAGTTTCGAGGGAAAAATGGGAGTGGGAGAATCAAATGGATAACAGCCCTTAAAGCTGTTAGGATGTTAGGGAAAGGAGCATATGGCTACCTAGCTTGTGTACAGGAGAATAACAAAAAGGTTGGGCTTGGGAAAGTGGCCATAGTAAGAGACTTTCCTGATGTGTTTCCTGAAGACTTACCTGGACTACCCCCTTATCGGGAAATTGAGCTTGCCATAGATGTCCTACCAAGGACAGACCCTATATCAATACCTCCTTATAGGATGGCCCCAGCAGAATTAAGGGAATTGAAAAGTCAGCTGCAGGATCTTTTGGACAAGGGTTTTATCCAACCTAGCATGTCACCTTAG